Proteins encoded by one window of Phosphitispora fastidiosa:
- a CDS encoding GerAB/ArcD/ProY family transporter: MLKEKTGIGPGLLFMVMYISMFSYGVMHPISVAAKYMGNNGYWGFLMAFIISIPVIALITLLGKRFPKKSVIQYLPEVFGTFTGKFLGLIYLGFIMVLMIWASRAISEEISVYFLSRTPMWVSIFVFLGVAAYIAHQGIEGLTRLAAFIFPVTFLFGILAILFSFQNFQLDNIRPIFLIDGFKIPYGSLHMFYPFIPLLTVLMIYPYLTEKQKSFKVITGATALVFAVIFLVILSGIGNYSAPGISRYSWATLELTRKANLPFALQSFGLFFGATWLSQALVGTGFFYYILSEGMSELLKVLNYKWFTLILFPVTYFLIMLPSGVIDVRYIFPYLRIAGLALTLGLPSVILLVALLRNQGFKNVS; encoded by the coding sequence ATGTTAAAAGAGAAAACAGGGATTGGTCCCGGACTTTTGTTCATGGTAATGTATATCAGTATGTTCAGTTATGGCGTAATGCATCCAATATCTGTGGCTGCAAAATATATGGGCAATAACGGTTACTGGGGATTTTTGATGGCTTTTATCATATCGATTCCGGTAATAGCCTTAATAACCTTGTTAGGAAAACGTTTTCCCAAAAAGTCTGTGATACAATATCTGCCGGAAGTTTTTGGTACTTTTACGGGGAAGTTCCTGGGTTTAATTTATCTTGGATTTATCATGGTGTTAATGATTTGGGCCAGCAGAGCCATTTCGGAAGAAATCAGTGTTTATTTTCTCAGCAGGACACCGATGTGGGTATCAATTTTTGTTTTCCTGGGAGTTGCTGCTTATATAGCTCACCAGGGTATTGAAGGGCTCACCAGGCTGGCGGCATTCATTTTTCCGGTAACCTTTCTTTTTGGTATATTGGCGATATTGTTTTCTTTTCAAAACTTTCAACTGGATAATATCCGACCAATCTTTTTAATCGACGGGTTCAAAATACCTTATGGGTCGCTGCATATGTTTTACCCGTTTATTCCGCTGCTGACAGTATTGATGATTTATCCATACCTGACGGAAAAACAAAAAAGTTTTAAGGTTATAACTGGGGCAACTGCACTGGTTTTTGCCGTTATTTTTTTGGTTATTCTTAGTGGAATAGGCAACTACAGCGCTCCAGGGATCTCGCGGTACAGTTGGGCGACTTTAGAACTAACCAGAAAGGCTAACCTGCCTTTTGCGCTGCAATCCTTTGGGTTGTTTTTTGGGGCGACCTGGTTGAGCCAGGCTTTGGTTGGAACGGGGTTCTTTTACTATATCCTGTCAGAGGGGATGTCCGAGTTGTTAAAGGTGTTAAATTATAAGTGGTTTACCCTTATTCTTTTTCCCGTTACTTATTTCTTGATTATGCTGCCTTCCGGAGTAATTGATGTGCGTTATATTTTCCCGTATCTTCGCATTGCCGGTCTTGCTCTGACGCTTGGCCTGCCTTCAGTCATATTGCTTGTGGCGCTGTTAAGAAACCAGGGGTTTAAAAATGTTTCGTAG
- a CDS encoding Ger(x)C family spore germination protein, whose amino-acid sequence MFRRVLALIVITLLVPLLVGCWDVQEVNRRGIANAVFFGLGNPKKVKMGIALVVPGTQVPPNVGTLQQFEKRNFVLSGEGDSIVEAWAQIQSNVERDIFFGQIRAIVLSDKFARENINDLLDFIGRIPLVPPKTKVLITKTDPVKLFDMKNNANDPIGNYVDFFAQSPFKRSFAIPVDLWKVNSIIDKKAGDIYIPMIEQSQNNYKIAGTAVFSRNRMVGELSMDETQTLATIRGTDVGYQTFPMGENNYKAFKNVRSKTDITTKVSSEGILTFDVKSKIQGILVENVPHREILLKEKKEIEKQGEMLIKRKIENLLAKLQGLDSDPVGFGDKVRIEYPGQWKNIDWYKVYPGAKFNVETKFTIKETGLFR is encoded by the coding sequence ATGTTTCGTAGAGTTTTAGCGCTTATCGTTATTACATTGCTGGTTCCGTTACTGGTTGGGTGTTGGGACGTCCAAGAAGTGAACCGCAGGGGAATCGCAAACGCAGTATTTTTTGGCCTTGGAAACCCCAAGAAGGTTAAAATGGGTATTGCTTTAGTCGTTCCCGGTACGCAGGTGCCGCCCAATGTCGGGACTCTACAGCAGTTTGAGAAACGTAATTTCGTTTTATCCGGAGAAGGCGATTCAATTGTTGAGGCTTGGGCCCAAATTCAATCCAATGTAGAGAGAGATATTTTCTTCGGCCAAATCAGGGCTATTGTGCTTTCAGACAAGTTTGCCCGTGAGAATATCAATGACCTTTTAGATTTTATCGGGAGGATACCGCTGGTACCCCCAAAGACAAAGGTTCTGATTACAAAAACTGACCCTGTAAAACTCTTCGACATGAAAAACAATGCTAATGACCCTATAGGTAACTACGTGGATTTTTTTGCCCAGTCACCGTTTAAGAGATCATTTGCTATCCCGGTAGACTTGTGGAAGGTTAATTCTATTATTGACAAAAAAGCAGGTGATATTTATATTCCGATGATTGAACAATCACAAAACAATTATAAAATAGCGGGCACGGCGGTATTTTCCCGCAACCGTATGGTTGGCGAGTTGTCTATGGATGAGACCCAGACACTTGCCACAATCAGGGGTACAGATGTGGGATACCAAACATTCCCCATGGGAGAAAACAATTATAAGGCTTTTAAGAATGTTCGTTCAAAAACTGATATAACGACAAAAGTGTCGTCTGAGGGAATACTTACTTTTGATGTTAAGTCTAAGATTCAAGGGATATTGGTAGAAAATGTCCCTCACCGGGAAATTCTTCTAAAAGAAAAAAAGGAAATTGAAAAACAGGGTGAGATGTTAATTAAAAGAAAAATCGAAAACCTGTTAGCAAAACTACAGGGTTTAGACTCAGACCCGGTAGGTTTTGGCGATAAGGTAAGGATTGAATATCCCGGACAGTGGAAAAATATTGATTGGTACAAGGTCTATCCCGGGGCAAAATTTAATGTTGAGACAAAATTCACAATAAAAGAGACTGGATTATTCAGGTAA
- a CDS encoding Ger(x)C family spore germination protein, whose amino-acid sequence MLRKNIFLVVILFIMPFLTGCWDVEEIPRRGISNAVFFDTGNPKKLKMGVALTVPGSQVPPNVGAVQQFEKRNFVISGEGDSLVDAWTQIQSNTERNIFFGQTRVIVISDKVARKNINDLLDFIGRIPLVPPNTNVLITKTDPAKLFDIKNNANDPIGNYVDFYFRSPFKRSLAIPVDLWRVYSVLDKRTGDLYIPIIDQSQNNYKIAGTAVFSRNRMVDELSVDETQTLALIRGTDVGYQTIPLGENKYAAFKNVVSKTQITPKLSSDGTMTFDVKAKIHGVMVENVPRREILLKEKKEIERQAEMLTKRKIEDLIVKLQGLESDPVGFGDKLRIAYPSQWNKIDWHQVYPAAKFFVNTSFTLKETGLFR is encoded by the coding sequence ATGTTGCGTAAAAATATATTTTTGGTTGTTATATTATTTATCATGCCCTTTTTAACAGGATGTTGGGATGTTGAAGAAATACCCCGGCGGGGAATATCAAATGCCGTGTTTTTTGATACCGGCAATCCCAAAAAATTAAAAATGGGTGTTGCTTTAACTGTTCCCGGTTCTCAGGTGCCTCCCAATGTTGGGGCAGTTCAGCAATTTGAGAAACGCAATTTCGTTATATCCGGAGAAGGTGACTCATTAGTTGATGCCTGGACCCAAATTCAATCCAACACTGAAAGAAATATTTTCTTTGGACAGACCCGGGTAATTGTTATTTCAGACAAGGTGGCCCGTAAGAATATAAATGATCTGTTGGATTTTATCGGGCGGATTCCATTGGTGCCGCCCAACACAAATGTTCTGATTACAAAAACAGATCCCGCAAAACTTTTCGATATAAAAAATAATGCTAATGACCCTATAGGCAACTATGTCGATTTTTATTTTCGTTCGCCGTTTAAGAGGTCATTGGCTATCCCCGTGGATTTGTGGAGAGTCTATTCTGTTCTTGATAAAAGAACAGGTGATTTATATATTCCGATAATTGACCAATCGCAAAATAACTACAAAATAGCCGGCACCGCAGTTTTCTCCCGCAACCGTATGGTTGACGAATTGAGTGTGGATGAAACGCAAACCCTTGCTTTGATCAGGGGTACAGATGTAGGATACCAAACAATACCACTCGGGGAAAACAAGTATGCGGCTTTTAAGAATGTTGTTTCCAAAACCCAAATAACACCTAAATTATCTTCTGACGGAACAATGACTTTTGACGTTAAAGCTAAAATCCATGGGGTTATGGTAGAAAACGTTCCACGCCGCGAAATTTTACTGAAAGAAAAAAAGGAAATCGAAAGACAGGCTGAGATGTTAACCAAAAGAAAAATCGAAGACCTGATAGTGAAACTACAGGGTTTAGAATCAGACCCGGTAGGTTTTGGGGATAAATTACGGATTGCGTATCCCAGTCAGTGGAATAAAATTGACTGGCATCAGGTGTACCCGGCAGCGAAATTTTTTGTAAATACCAGTTTCACCTTAAAAGAAACAGGATTATTCAGGTAG
- a CDS encoding chemotaxis protein CheB — translation MGSRKTICPIVGVGASAGGLESFSRLLRNLPVDTGMAFVLVQHMEPKHKSILADILSRTTNMPVIDVKNKTVVKPDHIYVIPAGMDATVLKGTLYLVPRTEKVSQYKPIDTFLESLAKNQNGTPIGVILSGNGTDGSQGLRAIKTVGGITFAQTPESSKYDGMPQSAITLGAVDFVLTPEEIAGKLGKIACSGVLKKIEIETDELFNADELNKVFMMLYTVSGTNFAEYKQLTIQRRILRRMGLHLIQKLDDYVDYLGQNPAEVAALHQDLLINVTSFFRDFEAFETLKKLIFPSIMENRTPDETVRVWVPGCSTGEEAYSIAIFLTEYLESIAINIPIQIFATDVNETVIERARAGIYPRTIENDVSSERLRRFFVKVEEGYQINRKVRDMCIFARQDISKDPPFSRLDMISCRNVMIYLGPVLQKKMFAFFHYALKPKGFLFLGTSESVGVYSDLFDLADKKYKIYLKKSVSTPLIYDCPFNEYAPTIEKIEVKSQYPAAERLISDVKEQSDRIVINKFAPAGVIINEALEVIQFRGHTGAYLEHASGTPSLNLLKMARDGLLLGLRAAVNQAKKENRPFTKEGLHVIYNGQSKIVSVHVIPIEESSYKARYFLVLFENAALPTFSKGWNTHPNLRRKGQIKQQDENREIVRLKEELIVNKEYLHSVIDQHESANEALRAANEEIQSSNEELQSMNEELETAKEELQSINEELMTLNDELHHRNQELNDINSDVQNLFRCIDIPVVILTGALCIRRFNYPAEKLLNLIATDVGRPISNINPNVNIPDLEQEILEVIDKFISKEKEVQDKWGFWYSMQIRPYKTAENKINGVVLTFVDIDALKNSLTLSQEACEYAEAIVETVREPLLVLDANLHLTSANMAFYHTFRVTPEETRNQLIFDMGNGQWNIPRLRELLTDILCNNTIFTDFKVEYDFPNIGRRTMLVNARPIITLKTRVKLILMAIEDITDGK, via the coding sequence TTGGGGAGCAGAAAAACAATTTGCCCGATAGTTGGTGTTGGTGCTTCGGCCGGAGGTTTGGAATCTTTTTCGAGATTATTAAGAAATCTGCCTGTTGATACCGGTATGGCGTTTGTACTTGTTCAGCACATGGAACCTAAACATAAGAGCATATTGGCTGACATTCTTTCCAGGACGACCAATATGCCAGTTATCGATGTGAAAAATAAAACTGTGGTAAAACCTGACCATATCTATGTCATTCCAGCAGGAATGGACGCGACTGTTTTAAAAGGGACCCTTTACCTTGTGCCACGGACGGAAAAAGTTTCGCAGTATAAGCCTATTGATACCTTTTTGGAATCACTGGCAAAGAATCAAAATGGTACGCCAATTGGGGTGATACTATCGGGAAACGGTACGGACGGTTCCCAGGGATTGAGAGCTATAAAAACTGTTGGCGGCATAACCTTTGCCCAAACTCCAGAATCTTCAAAATACGATGGTATGCCGCAGAGCGCTATCACTTTAGGTGCTGTCGATTTTGTCTTGACGCCTGAAGAAATTGCCGGTAAGCTGGGGAAAATAGCCTGTTCCGGTGTTTTAAAAAAAATAGAGATAGAAACCGATGAGTTGTTTAATGCTGATGAACTCAACAAGGTATTTATGATGCTGTATACTGTCAGCGGCACAAATTTTGCTGAGTATAAACAACTTACAATACAGCGGCGTATATTGCGGCGCATGGGCTTACACCTGATTCAAAAACTGGATGATTATGTCGATTACCTTGGGCAAAACCCAGCGGAAGTTGCCGCCCTGCATCAAGATTTATTAATCAATGTGACTAGTTTTTTTCGGGACTTTGAAGCATTTGAGACCTTAAAAAAATTGATTTTCCCGAGCATTATGGAAAACAGAACTCCTGATGAAACTGTTCGGGTGTGGGTACCGGGGTGTTCGACAGGAGAAGAGGCTTATTCAATCGCAATATTCTTAACGGAGTATTTGGAGTCTATAGCCATCAATATCCCTATTCAGATTTTCGCCACAGATGTTAATGAGACTGTCATTGAAAGGGCCCGGGCAGGCATATACCCGAGAACTATTGAGAACGATGTCTCATCAGAACGTCTCCGACGGTTTTTTGTCAAGGTGGAAGAAGGATACCAGATTAATCGAAAAGTCCGTGATATGTGCATTTTCGCCAGGCAGGATATATCCAAGGACCCGCCTTTCTCCCGGTTGGATATGATCAGTTGCCGGAATGTAATGATTTATTTGGGTCCTGTTTTACAAAAGAAAATGTTTGCCTTTTTTCATTATGCCCTCAAGCCGAAAGGATTTCTCTTTCTTGGAACATCGGAGTCTGTTGGTGTATATTCAGATTTATTTGATTTGGCAGATAAAAAGTATAAGATTTATTTGAAAAAGTCGGTATCAACTCCGTTAATTTATGATTGTCCATTCAACGAGTATGCACCAACTATTGAAAAGATTGAGGTAAAAAGTCAGTATCCTGCAGCTGAACGGCTGATTTCTGATGTGAAAGAACAATCAGACCGTATTGTCATTAATAAATTTGCTCCGGCTGGTGTAATTATTAATGAAGCGCTGGAAGTTATTCAGTTTCGCGGACATACCGGGGCTTATCTGGAACATGCTTCCGGAACACCGAGTCTGAACCTTTTAAAAATGGCCCGTGACGGCTTGCTGCTTGGGCTTCGAGCTGCTGTTAACCAGGCCAAAAAGGAAAATCGTCCGTTCACAAAGGAAGGATTACACGTTATTTATAATGGCCAATCCAAAATTGTAAGTGTTCATGTAATTCCTATCGAGGAATCATCTTACAAAGCACGTTATTTCTTGGTTTTATTTGAGAACGCTGCTTTGCCAACTTTTTCCAAGGGATGGAATACCCATCCTAATCTGAGAAGAAAAGGACAAATCAAGCAACAGGACGAAAATCGTGAGATTGTCAGGTTGAAGGAAGAACTTATTGTCAACAAGGAGTATCTTCATTCTGTTATCGATCAGCATGAGTCTGCAAATGAGGCACTGCGGGCTGCAAACGAGGAAATACAGTCAAGCAACGAAGAACTGCAGAGTATGAATGAAGAACTGGAGACTGCCAAAGAAGAGCTCCAATCTATCAATGAAGAGTTGATGACGTTAAATGACGAATTACATCACCGCAACCAGGAATTAAACGACATCAACAGCGATGTACAAAACCTGTTCCGCTGTATCGATATCCCCGTCGTTATACTCACTGGTGCTCTCTGCATACGTCGTTTCAATTACCCGGCGGAAAAGCTGTTGAACCTGATTGCTACCGATGTCGGCCGCCCCATCAGTAATATTAATCCCAATGTTAATATCCCTGATTTAGAGCAAGAAATCCTTGAAGTTATTGATAAATTTATCTCTAAAGAAAAAGAAGTGCAGGATAAGTGGGGCTTCTGGTATTCCATGCAAATACGGCCCTACAAAACCGCAGAAAACAAGATAAACGGGGTAGTACTGACATTTGTTGATATTGATGCTTTAAAAAACAGCCTGACGTTATCCCAGGAAGCCTGTGAATACGCTGAAGCAATTGTGGAGACCGTGAGAGAACCGCTCCTGGTCCTGGACGCGAATCTGCATCTCACATCAGCCAACATGGCTTTTTATCATACATTTCGGGTTACACCGGAGGAAACCCGAAATCAGCTTATTTTTGATATGGGAAACGGTCAGTGGAATATTCCCCGGCTGCGAGAACTCTTAACGGATATTCTCTGCAACAATACCATTTTCACGGATTTTAAAGTCGAATATGATTTTCCAAATATCGGTCGCAGGACAATGCTGGTCAATGCCCGTCCGATCATTACTTTAAAAACCCGGGTGAAGTTGATCCTGATGGCCATTGAAGACATTACTGATGGGAAATAG
- a CDS encoding ATP-binding protein, whose translation MAKFDTNIAPEDIKSVNTPQSIDSVETGAIQRLLEELQTKQLDLETQRQTLMEALEDLEESRNCYAALYDFAPVGYVTFDDRGCIQEINLTGASLIGKERSLLIGTPFCSLVIKSDLKLFLNHLRNCRRFNQKVVTELSLVTKNSSPVQVQLLSVPIQIAGKNISRYRTIITDITERKMLEKELSRLERLNLIGEMAASIAHEIRNPMTTVSGFLQLFKCSKEFMNHKENLDLMLEELERANSIISEFLSLAKNKVVNLNYHNLNTIVKALYPLLLADALRTGKNIKLELGDIPDLLVDEEEIRQVIFNLFNNGIQAMSFEGTLTIKTYVDSEAVVLAVQDQGTGIQPDLMERLGTPFLTTKENGTGLGLTVCYSIAARHNAIIKVKSLPRGTTFSVRFRLA comes from the coding sequence TTGGCCAAGTTTGATACAAATATTGCGCCAGAGGATATTAAATCAGTCAATACTCCGCAATCTATTGACAGCGTAGAAACAGGTGCAATTCAGCGGCTATTGGAAGAATTGCAGACTAAACAATTGGACTTGGAGACGCAACGCCAGACACTGATGGAAGCCCTTGAGGACTTGGAAGAATCAAGGAACTGTTATGCGGCTCTGTACGACTTTGCTCCGGTTGGTTATGTCACCTTCGATGACAGGGGCTGCATTCAGGAGATTAACCTTACCGGCGCATCTTTAATTGGCAAAGAACGGTCCCTGTTGATAGGCACTCCTTTTTGCAGTTTGGTAATAAAAAGCGATTTGAAGCTGTTTCTAAACCATCTGCGTAATTGCAGGCGATTTAATCAAAAGGTTGTTACAGAATTAAGTCTTGTTACCAAAAACAGCTCACCTGTTCAAGTGCAATTACTTAGTGTCCCGATTCAAATCGCCGGCAAAAACATTTCTCGCTATAGAACCATTATTACAGATATTACAGAACGCAAAATGTTGGAAAAAGAACTATCCCGTCTTGAACGATTAAATTTAATAGGTGAAATGGCTGCGAGTATCGCTCACGAAATCAGGAATCCTATGACTACAGTCAGCGGTTTTCTGCAATTGTTTAAATGCAGCAAAGAGTTTATGAATCATAAAGAAAACCTTGACCTTATGCTAGAAGAACTGGAACGGGCCAATTCAATTATTTCGGAGTTTCTTTCACTTGCAAAAAACAAGGTTGTTAATTTAAATTATCATAATCTGAACACTATTGTCAAAGCACTCTATCCATTGCTTCTGGCTGATGCGCTCCGGACCGGTAAAAACATTAAGTTGGAACTCGGCGATATCCCTGATCTATTGGTAGATGAGGAAGAAATTCGTCAAGTGATTTTTAATCTTTTTAATAATGGCATCCAAGCCATGTCATTCGAAGGAACTCTGACCATAAAAACATATGTAGACAGTGAAGCGGTTGTATTAGCCGTTCAGGACCAGGGAACAGGAATCCAGCCCGACCTGATGGAAAGATTGGGTACCCCTTTTCTTACCACTAAAGAAAACGGTACCGGCTTGGGTCTTACGGTTTGTTACAGCATAGCAGCCAGGCATAATGCTATTATCAAAGTGAAATCCTTACCCCGGGGAACCACATTTTCAGTACGGTTCAGGTTGGCATAA
- a CDS encoding DUF3231 family protein, translating to MDIFSGFQKISELGTTVRDKQTLISVSEVWHLWDHLSERYSILNTTIIFRNFARDNDLKMVLDLGGKTLTQQVTELETILGEYGIQLPYRPPVDVVSATQYEAIDDKYIFRRVFRGIQSFVETHAEAFLSSTTPTIRQKFKKFAIEEMDLYDKLFEYGKLKGFTMEPPPYRV from the coding sequence TTGGATATTTTTAGCGGTTTTCAAAAGATTTCTGAGTTAGGGACCACGGTTCGGGATAAACAAACACTAATTAGTGTATCTGAAGTATGGCATCTTTGGGACCATTTGTCGGAGAGATATTCTATCTTAAATACAACTATTATTTTTCGAAACTTTGCCAGGGATAATGATCTTAAAATGGTTCTTGACCTGGGGGGTAAGACCCTTACCCAACAGGTTACTGAATTGGAAACTATCCTTGGCGAATACGGAATACAGCTTCCATACAGACCACCTGTTGATGTGGTGAGTGCAACCCAATATGAAGCTATAGATGATAAATACATTTTTAGACGTGTATTTAGGGGAATTCAATCCTTTGTTGAAACTCATGCTGAAGCTTTTTTGAGTAGTACCACACCGACAATCAGGCAAAAATTTAAGAAATTTGCAATTGAGGAAATGGATTTGTACGATAAACTGTTTGAATATGGAAAGCTGAAAGGCTTTACCATGGAACCACCGCCATATAGGGTCTAA
- a CDS encoding DUF3231 family protein, whose translation MVEIMDKIERIGQIGLSIGEKQNLIGVNESWYVWDMLVAKYDAIYTINILVNLTKDMDLMLLDKKILKLYVEVAKTMEGLLTEFGVPLPDRYPERVTAIGNVEVITDKYIYLTMFDTVQSIISLAARSFTQSMSPYIRKKFKKILLANVKLFDLIVEYGKMKNYLSMPPIYRQ comes from the coding sequence ATGGTCGAGATAATGGATAAGATAGAAAGGATTGGTCAGATAGGGCTGTCAATTGGTGAAAAGCAAAATCTGATTGGTGTTAATGAATCTTGGTACGTATGGGATATGTTAGTGGCAAAGTATGATGCGATATATACAATCAATATTTTAGTTAATCTGACAAAGGACATGGACTTGATGTTATTGGATAAAAAAATATTAAAACTTTATGTAGAAGTAGCAAAAACGATGGAAGGTTTATTGACAGAATTTGGAGTACCGTTACCGGATAGATATCCTGAACGGGTAACTGCTATAGGAAACGTAGAGGTTATCACGGATAAATATATTTATTTGACTATGTTTGATACTGTGCAATCAATTATTTCATTAGCAGCCAGGTCTTTTACCCAATCCATGTCCCCTTATATAAGAAAAAAATTCAAGAAAATACTGTTAGCAAACGTTAAGCTATTTGATCTCATTGTAGAGTATGGTAAAATGAAAAATTATTTGTCGATGCCACCTATTTATAGACAATAA
- the miaB gene encoding tRNA (N6-isopentenyl adenosine(37)-C2)-methylthiotransferase MiaB, which translates to MNQRKTINIEHKGLHYCLMTFGCQMNERDSEILAGMLQEMGYQPTGELNKADIILLNTCCVRETAENKVWGRIGELKALKSENPDLIIGICGCMTQQSEMAAKVRRRAPHVELVFGTHNVHRLPELVGKIKEERQAVIDIWETEGNIVENLPSKRTEGIRAYVTIMYGCNNFCTYCIVPYVRGRERSRLPADVIREVAGLVSEGFKEVMLLGQNVNSYGKDLEPKTEFADLLQELDRIEGMARIRYMTSHPRDFNDKLIDVIASTEKVCEHFHLPVQAGGNNVLKEMNRGYTKESYLNLVNKIRKKMPHASITTDLIVGFPGETDDDFRETLDLLQQVRFDAAFTFVYNKRSGTPAAEMTDQVHDQVKKERIQKLITLQNSISQENNLAQLGKTHEILVEGVNSGNADLMEGRTRTNKLVFFRGTPEMTGRLLQVRITEAGTWHLDGELI; encoded by the coding sequence ATGAATCAACGAAAGACTATAAATATAGAACATAAGGGGCTTCACTACTGCCTGATGACATTTGGCTGCCAGATGAATGAACGGGATTCGGAAATCCTTGCCGGCATGCTTCAGGAGATGGGGTATCAGCCAACGGGTGAATTAAACAAGGCAGACATCATTCTTCTCAATACCTGCTGTGTCAGGGAAACCGCCGAGAACAAGGTTTGGGGCAGAATTGGGGAACTGAAGGCCCTGAAGAGTGAAAACCCGGACCTGATTATCGGCATCTGTGGCTGTATGACACAGCAGTCTGAAATGGCAGCAAAGGTCAGGAGACGCGCTCCTCATGTAGAACTGGTTTTTGGAACCCATAATGTGCACCGGCTGCCGGAACTGGTTGGCAAAATAAAGGAAGAACGCCAGGCAGTTATAGATATCTGGGAAACTGAGGGGAATATAGTCGAGAACCTGCCCTCAAAGCGGACTGAAGGCATCAGGGCTTATGTGACCATTATGTATGGCTGCAATAATTTCTGTACTTATTGTATCGTCCCTTATGTGCGCGGGAGGGAACGGAGCCGTCTGCCTGCAGATGTCATCAGAGAGGTTGCGGGACTCGTTAGTGAAGGCTTTAAAGAGGTAATGCTCCTGGGACAAAATGTTAATTCCTATGGAAAAGACCTGGAACCCAAGACTGAATTTGCCGACCTGCTTCAGGAACTTGACAGGATTGAGGGCATGGCAAGGATCAGATACATGACCTCCCATCCCAGGGATTTCAATGACAAGCTGATAGATGTAATTGCTTCAACTGAGAAGGTTTGTGAACACTTCCACCTGCCGGTGCAGGCCGGTGGCAATAATGTTCTGAAGGAAATGAACAGGGGATATACCAAGGAATCATATCTGAACCTGGTAAATAAAATAAGAAAGAAAATGCCTCATGCCAGTATCACTACAGACCTGATCGTGGGATTCCCGGGTGAAACAGATGATGACTTCAGGGAAACCCTTGACCTGCTGCAGCAGGTCAGGTTTGATGCGGCATTTACCTTTGTTTACAACAAGCGTTCCGGGACTCCGGCAGCTGAAATGACTGACCAGGTTCATGACCAAGTTAAAAAGGAACGGATTCAAAAGCTGATTACCCTGCAGAACAGTATCAGCCAGGAAAACAACCTGGCCCAGCTGGGCAAAACCCATGAAATACTCGTTGAAGGTGTTAACAGCGGCAACGCGGACCTGATGGAAGGCCGTACCAGGACAAATAAGCTGGTGTTTTTCAGGGGAACTCCTGAAATGACAGGG